From a region of the Rhipicephalus microplus isolate Deutch F79 chromosome X, USDA_Rmic, whole genome shotgun sequence genome:
- the LOC142776878 gene encoding uncharacterized protein LOC142776878, which yields MLRFSTGFWTRQKRTSLPYHYPLLETQAVPGLGIGAPSSHLCCPTALLAPSGMAATLQRLPTVKVDPLHSFCSVGHAVRPQSIARSRFVTSATCVISICSCPAVSTGCHKSSSGVRSR from the exons ATGCTGCGTTTTTCGACGGGTTTCTGGACTCGGCAGAAGAGGACCAGCCTGCCATACCACTACCCTTTGCTGGAGACTCAAGCGGTGCCAGGCCTTGGTATTGGTGCTCCGTCCTCGCATCTTTGTTGTCCCACCGCTCTTCTGGCACCGTCAGGAATGGCGGCGACACTGCAAAGGCTCCCAACGGTGAAGG TGGACCCCCTGCACTCTTTCTGCTCCGTGGGCCACGCTGTGCGACCGCAGAGCATTGCACGCAGCCGCTTCGTGACCAGCGCCACCTGCGTCATCAGCATCTGCAGCTGCCCAGCTGTGTCCACGGGATGCCATAAAAGTAGCAGCGGCGTACGTTCGCGTTAA